One window of Canis lupus baileyi chromosome 21, mCanLup2.hap1, whole genome shotgun sequence genomic DNA carries:
- the NAA40 gene encoding N-alpha-acetyltransferase 40 isoform X3: MGRKSSKAKEKKQKRLEERAAMDAVCAKVDAANRLGDPLEAFPVFKKYDRNGLNVSIECKRVSGLEPATVAWAFDLTKTNMQTMYEQSEWGWKDREKREEMTDDRAWYLIAWESSSVPVAFSHFRFDVECGDEVLYCYEVQLESKVRRKGLGKFLIQILQLMANSTQMKKVMLTVFKHNHGAYQFFREALQFEIDDSSPSMSGCCGEDCSYEILSRRTKFGDSQHSHAGLEKHLCEPSYCTCVHTWSHVPWRLAVQKWTSF, from the exons AGGAAGTCAAGCAAAGCaaaggagaagaagcagaagcGGTTGGAGGAGCGAGCTGCCATGGATGCTGTCTGTGCCAAAGTGGACGCTGCCAACAGG cTTGGAGACCCTCTAGAGGCTTTCCCTGTGTTCAAGAAATATGATCGAAATGG GTTAAACGTCTCCATCGAGTGTAAGCGAGTGTCTGGACTGGAGCCAGCCACCGTGGCCTGGGCCTTCGACTTGACCAAAACCAACATGCAGACCAT GTACGAGCAAAGTGAGTGGGGCTGGAAGGACCGAGAGAAACGAGAGGAAATGACGGATGACCGAGCCTGGTACCTCATTGCTTGGGAAAGCAGTTCGGTCCCTGTTGCCTTTTCTCACTTCCGGTTTGACGTGGAGTGCGGGGATGAAGTCCTATACTG CTATGAGGTGCAGTTGGAAAGCAAGGTGCGGCGGAAAGGTCTGGGGAAGTTCCTCATACAGATTCTGCAGCTCATGGCCAATAG cACACAGATGAAGAAGGTTATGTTAACTGTATTTAAGCACAATCATGGCGCCTACCAGTTCTTCAGAGAAGCACTGCA ATTTGAAATCGATGACTCTTCCCCCAGCATGTCTGGTTGCTGTGGAGAGGATTGCTCCTACGAGATCCTGAGCCGGAGGACCAAGTTTGGGGACAGCCAGCACTCCCATGCGG GGTTGGAGAAGCACCTGTGCGAACCCTCCTACTGCACCTGCGTGCACACATGGTCTCATGTTCCCTGGAGGTTGGCTGTGCAGAAGTGGACAAG tttttaa
- the NAA40 gene encoding N-alpha-acetyltransferase 40 isoform X2, with translation MGRKSSKAKEKKQKRLEERAAMDAVCAKVDAANRLGDPLEAFPVFKKYDRNGYEQSEWGWKDREKREEMTDDRAWYLIAWESSSVPVAFSHFRFDVECGDEVLYCYEVQLESKVRRKGLGKFLIQILQLMANSTQMKKVMLTVFKHNHGAYQFFREALQFEIDDSSPSMSGCCGEDCSYEILSRRTKFGDSQHSHAGLEKHLCEPSYCTCVHTWSHVPWRLAVQKWTSCAPGRADAPLGPCPQPALVTPCSAWTSTSLGFPSQPFPSGETSPSCLFLLLDFA, from the exons AGGAAGTCAAGCAAAGCaaaggagaagaagcagaagcGGTTGGAGGAGCGAGCTGCCATGGATGCTGTCTGTGCCAAAGTGGACGCTGCCAACAGG cTTGGAGACCCTCTAGAGGCTTTCCCTGTGTTCAAGAAATATGATCGAAATGG GTACGAGCAAAGTGAGTGGGGCTGGAAGGACCGAGAGAAACGAGAGGAAATGACGGATGACCGAGCCTGGTACCTCATTGCTTGGGAAAGCAGTTCGGTCCCTGTTGCCTTTTCTCACTTCCGGTTTGACGTGGAGTGCGGGGATGAAGTCCTATACTG CTATGAGGTGCAGTTGGAAAGCAAGGTGCGGCGGAAAGGTCTGGGGAAGTTCCTCATACAGATTCTGCAGCTCATGGCCAATAG cACACAGATGAAGAAGGTTATGTTAACTGTATTTAAGCACAATCATGGCGCCTACCAGTTCTTCAGAGAAGCACTGCA ATTTGAAATCGATGACTCTTCCCCCAGCATGTCTGGTTGCTGTGGAGAGGATTGCTCCTACGAGATCCTGAGCCGGAGGACCAAGTTTGGGGACAGCCAGCACTCCCATGCGG GGTTGGAGAAGCACCTGTGCGAACCCTCCTACTGCACCTGCGTGCACACATGGTCTCATGTTCCCTGGAGGTTGGCTGTGCAGAAGTGGACAAG CTGTGCCCCAGGAAGAGCAGATGCCCCTCTGGGACCCTGCCCACAACCCGCTCTGGTGACTCCTTGCTCTGCCTGGACCAGCACCAGCTTAGGTTTCCCCAGTCAGCCTTTTCCTTCTGGTGAGACCAGCCcctcctgcctctttctcctgCTGGATTTTGCATGA
- the NAA40 gene encoding N-alpha-acetyltransferase 40 isoform X1 — protein sequence MGRKSSKAKEKKQKRLEERAAMDAVCAKVDAANRLGDPLEAFPVFKKYDRNGLNVSIECKRVSGLEPATVAWAFDLTKTNMQTMYEQSEWGWKDREKREEMTDDRAWYLIAWESSSVPVAFSHFRFDVECGDEVLYCYEVQLESKVRRKGLGKFLIQILQLMANSTQMKKVMLTVFKHNHGAYQFFREALQFEIDDSSPSMSGCCGEDCSYEILSRRTKFGDSQHSHAGLEKHLCEPSYCTCVHTWSHVPWRLAVQKWTSCAPGRADAPLGPCPQPALVTPCSAWTSTSLGFPSQPFPSGETSPSCLFLLLDFA from the exons AGGAAGTCAAGCAAAGCaaaggagaagaagcagaagcGGTTGGAGGAGCGAGCTGCCATGGATGCTGTCTGTGCCAAAGTGGACGCTGCCAACAGG cTTGGAGACCCTCTAGAGGCTTTCCCTGTGTTCAAGAAATATGATCGAAATGG GTTAAACGTCTCCATCGAGTGTAAGCGAGTGTCTGGACTGGAGCCAGCCACCGTGGCCTGGGCCTTCGACTTGACCAAAACCAACATGCAGACCAT GTACGAGCAAAGTGAGTGGGGCTGGAAGGACCGAGAGAAACGAGAGGAAATGACGGATGACCGAGCCTGGTACCTCATTGCTTGGGAAAGCAGTTCGGTCCCTGTTGCCTTTTCTCACTTCCGGTTTGACGTGGAGTGCGGGGATGAAGTCCTATACTG CTATGAGGTGCAGTTGGAAAGCAAGGTGCGGCGGAAAGGTCTGGGGAAGTTCCTCATACAGATTCTGCAGCTCATGGCCAATAG cACACAGATGAAGAAGGTTATGTTAACTGTATTTAAGCACAATCATGGCGCCTACCAGTTCTTCAGAGAAGCACTGCA ATTTGAAATCGATGACTCTTCCCCCAGCATGTCTGGTTGCTGTGGAGAGGATTGCTCCTACGAGATCCTGAGCCGGAGGACCAAGTTTGGGGACAGCCAGCACTCCCATGCGG GGTTGGAGAAGCACCTGTGCGAACCCTCCTACTGCACCTGCGTGCACACATGGTCTCATGTTCCCTGGAGGTTGGCTGTGCAGAAGTGGACAAG CTGTGCCCCAGGAAGAGCAGATGCCCCTCTGGGACCCTGCCCACAACCCGCTCTGGTGACTCCTTGCTCTGCCTGGACCAGCACCAGCTTAGGTTTCCCCAGTCAGCCTTTTCCTTCTGGTGAGACCAGCCcctcctgcctctttctcctgCTGGATTTTGCATGA
- the NAA40 gene encoding N-alpha-acetyltransferase 40 isoform X4 has protein sequence MGRKSSKAKEKKQKRLEERAAMDAVCAKVDAANRLGDPLEAFPVFKKYDRNGLNVSIECKRVSGLEPATVAWAFDLTKTNMQTMYEQSEWGWKDREKREEMTDDRAWYLIAWESSSVPVAFSHFRFDVECGDEVLYCYEVQLESKVRRKGLGKFLIQILQLMANSTQMKKVMLTVFKHNHGAYQFFREALQFEIDDSSPSMSGCCGEDCSYEILSRRTKFGDSQHSHAGGHCGGCCH, from the exons AGGAAGTCAAGCAAAGCaaaggagaagaagcagaagcGGTTGGAGGAGCGAGCTGCCATGGATGCTGTCTGTGCCAAAGTGGACGCTGCCAACAGG cTTGGAGACCCTCTAGAGGCTTTCCCTGTGTTCAAGAAATATGATCGAAATGG GTTAAACGTCTCCATCGAGTGTAAGCGAGTGTCTGGACTGGAGCCAGCCACCGTGGCCTGGGCCTTCGACTTGACCAAAACCAACATGCAGACCAT GTACGAGCAAAGTGAGTGGGGCTGGAAGGACCGAGAGAAACGAGAGGAAATGACGGATGACCGAGCCTGGTACCTCATTGCTTGGGAAAGCAGTTCGGTCCCTGTTGCCTTTTCTCACTTCCGGTTTGACGTGGAGTGCGGGGATGAAGTCCTATACTG CTATGAGGTGCAGTTGGAAAGCAAGGTGCGGCGGAAAGGTCTGGGGAAGTTCCTCATACAGATTCTGCAGCTCATGGCCAATAG cACACAGATGAAGAAGGTTATGTTAACTGTATTTAAGCACAATCATGGCGCCTACCAGTTCTTCAGAGAAGCACTGCA ATTTGAAATCGATGACTCTTCCCCCAGCATGTCTGGTTGCTGTGGAGAGGATTGCTCCTACGAGATCCTGAGCCGGAGGACCAAGTTTGGGGACAGCCAGCACTCCCATGCGGGTGGGCACTGTGGTGGCTGCTGCCACTGA
- the COX8A gene encoding cytochrome c oxidase subunit 8A, mitochondrial, which produces MSVLVPQLLRGLTGLTRRLPVHRAQIHSKPPREQLGTMDVAVGLTSCFLCFLLPSGWVLSHLESYKKRE; this is translated from the exons ATGTCTGTGCTGGTGCCGCAGCTGCTGAGGGGCCTAACAGGCCTCACCCGGCGGCTCCCGGTGCATCGTGCCCAGATCCATTCCAAGCCGCCGCGGGAGCAGCTCGGGACCATG GATGTTGCCGTTGGGCTCACCTCCTGCTTCCTGTGTTTCCTCCTGCCATCGGGCTGGGTCCTGTCACACCTGGAGAGCTACAAGAAGCGGGAGTGA